AACGCAGGCGCGGAACCGCTCGGCGATGTGGGTGTCGTCGTCGGGGCCACCATGCCGCCGGGAGAGCTCGATCTCTCGCGGTTGAACGGTCCGGTGCTGGCGCCCGGGTTCGGGGCCCAGGGAGCCACTGCTGCCGATTTGCGGGCCCTGTTCGGCGCGTCCTTGCCGGGCGTGCTGCCCGCCTCGTCCCGGGACATCCTGAAGCACGGTCCGGAGCAACCGGCTTTGCGCCAAGCGGTCGAACGAGTCGCCGAAGTGCTGGCCGACCCGCAGGAAAACGGCCAATAGCAGGGGCCGGAACGGGCCCCCACCAGGCACCCCCGCATTGTGGCCGGTGCTCACGGGTGGGTACCGTCGCGTCACCCACCCAGTTTTGAGAACTACCGGAGGAAAACGTGGCACTTCCCCAGCTGACAGAGGAACAGCGCGCTGCGGCGCTGGAGAAGGCCGCCGCCGCCCGCCGCATCCGTGCTGAGCTGAAGGAGCGGCTGAAGCGGGGCGGTACCACTCTGGTCGACGTGCTGAAGCAGGCCGAGGAGAACGAAGTCCTCGGCAAGATGAAGGTCTCGGCTCTGCTCGAGGCGCTTCCGGGCGTCGGCAAGGTCCGCGCCCAGCAGACCATGGAACGACTGGAGATCGCCCCCAGCCGACGGCTGCGCGGCCTCGGCGACCGGCAGCGCAAGGCGCTGCTGGCCGAGTTCAGCGGCGAGTGAGCGGCGTCGGTCAGGACTACCCGGCAAGCCGGGGCGCCGACCGCGGCAGTGAGCCGGTGGCGGGGGATCTCTCCCGGCACCGGCTCACCGTCGTCTCGGGGCCTTCGGGGGTCGGGAAGTCGAGCGTGGTGGGCGTACTGCGGAAGCTGGAGCCGGAGATCTACTTCAGCGTCTCGGTCACCACGCGTAAGCCGCGCCCCGGCGAAGTCGACGGGGCGCACTACCACTTCGTCGACCGCGCGGAGTTCGACGCGATGGTCGCCGACGGCCGGCTGCTGGAATGGGCCGAGTTCGCCGGCAACCGCTACGGCACCCCGCGCGAGCCGGTCGAGAAGGCCCTCGCCGAGGGCCGCCCGGCCGTCCTGGAGATCGAACTGCAGGGCGCCCGCCAGGTCCGCGTGGCGATGCCCGAGGCCCGGCTGGTGATGCTGATGCCGCCGTCCTGGGACGAACTGGTGGGCAGGCTCACCGGGCGCGGCACCGAAAACGAGGCCGCGGTGAAGGCCCGGCTGGCCGAAGCGGAGCGTGAGCTGGCCGCGGCGGGCGAGTTCGACCACCGCCTCGTCAACGCCGACGTGCGGGAGGCCGCCGAGCACTTGCTAAACTTGATTACCGGTGCGCAGCTTGCCGCCGGTAATCCCAATGATTCGGAGCACCACGAGTGACGACTCAGGCGACCCTGCACGAAGAGCTCGAGGGCATCACCAACCCGCCGATCGACGACCTGCTCGAGAAGGTCAGCTCGAAGTACGCGCTGGTG
This window of the Amycolatopsis balhimycina FH 1894 genome carries:
- the mihF gene encoding integration host factor, actinobacterial type, translated to MALPQLTEEQRAAALEKAAAARRIRAELKERLKRGGTTLVDVLKQAEENEVLGKMKVSALLEALPGVGKVRAQQTMERLEIAPSRRLRGLGDRQRKALLAEFSGE
- the gmk gene encoding guanylate kinase, which encodes MSGVGQDYPASRGADRGSEPVAGDLSRHRLTVVSGPSGVGKSSVVGVLRKLEPEIYFSVSVTTRKPRPGEVDGAHYHFVDRAEFDAMVADGRLLEWAEFAGNRYGTPREPVEKALAEGRPAVLEIELQGARQVRVAMPEARLVMLMPPSWDELVGRLTGRGTENEAAVKARLAEAERELAAAGEFDHRLVNADVREAAEHLLNLITGAQLAAGNPNDSEHHE